Proteins encoded in a region of the Oscillospiraceae bacterium genome:
- the srtB gene encoding class B sortase, translated as MESNSKNKKIWIILIILLSLITLVSAGFIAFKLYKDYLTDKIYSEMASNNSQVSSESEDSDLPENPIDFASHKQINEDIYAWITVPGTKVDYPILQTDNDDFYLTHSVEKKPYDLGSIYTQAVNRKDFQDPVTVIYGHNSASRDLMFTTLHYFENADFFNEHEYFYIYTESKILTYKIVSAFKFDDRHILNAYNMNDTNSLLSFYDVVANPVSLVKNAREGIELKAKDKVVVLSTCITGENRSRYLVCGVLENTQRTKKK; from the coding sequence ATGGAAAGCAATTCAAAAAACAAAAAAATATGGATTATACTGATAATATTGTTAAGTCTTATTACGCTTGTTTCTGCCGGCTTTATAGCTTTTAAGCTTTATAAAGATTATCTTACCGATAAGATTTACAGCGAAATGGCATCTAACAATTCCCAAGTAAGCTCCGAATCCGAAGATTCAGATTTGCCCGAAAACCCCATTGATTTTGCTTCTCATAAGCAGATAAATGAGGATATATATGCTTGGATAACTGTCCCCGGCACAAAGGTTGACTATCCTATTTTGCAAACGGATAATGACGATTTTTATTTAACTCACTCTGTTGAGAAAAAGCCTTACGATTTAGGAAGCATATATACTCAGGCGGTAAACAGAAAGGATTTTCAGGACCCTGTAACTGTTATTTACGGGCATAATTCCGCTTCCCGTGATTTGATGTTTACTACGCTTCATTATTTTGAAAATGCAGACTTTTTTAATGAACACGAATATTTTTATATATACACAGAATCAAAAATATTAACCTATAAAATTGTAAGTGCTTTTAAGTTTGATGACCGTCATATTTTAAACGCCTATAATATGAATGACACTAACTCTCTTCTAAGCTTTTATGACGTTGTAGCAAACCCTGTTTCACTTGTTAAAAACGCAAGAGAAGGCATTGAGCTTAAAGCTAAAGACAAGGTTGTTGTATTAAGCACTTGTATAACAGGAGAAAATCGTTCAAGATATCTTGTTTGCGGCGTATTGGAAAATACACAGCGCACAAAGAAAAAATAA
- a CDS encoding LytR family transcriptional regulator: MCKNMSKSLKIILIIVSILAAVSLTAVIALSVMMNIGKKQLLNNDDVSSLIVSDVEISYNDGKTVVYNGKTYKLNENIISGAFIGVDNEKISESVIGTAGQSDFLIVCAFDVETGKLVLLLIPRDTMADIDIYSPNGKYIGIEKSQICLSFAYGDGKKSSCENVVKSLERVLYGMPINAYYSIDIAAIAPLNDAVGGVTLESLESFLDGKYEKGKEITLMGKDAAEYIRYRDKENNFSDSLRQQRQLQYVKAYSNKLIKKVKQNFLVLTDIFNTASKFSHTNIDLNEVTYLASIFLSKNMSLGEIITIPGEMKMGEQYAEYHVDNQKLLELILKVYYIEQ, from the coding sequence ATGTGTAAAAATATGAGCAAATCCCTTAAAATTATCCTTATAATTGTAAGTATTTTAGCGGCAGTTTCTTTAACTGCCGTTATTGCTTTGTCTGTAATGATGAACATAGGAAAAAAACAGCTTTTAAATAACGATGACGTTTCCTCTCTTATTGTGTCTGACGTTGAAATAAGCTATAATGACGGAAAAACAGTTGTTTACAACGGCAAAACCTATAAGCTCAATGAAAACATTATATCAGGTGCATTTATCGGTGTTGACAATGAAAAGATTTCTGAGAGTGTAATCGGCACAGCAGGTCAATCCGACTTTTTGATTGTATGCGCCTTTGACGTTGAAACAGGAAAGCTTGTTTTGCTTTTAATTCCCCGTGACACTATGGCTGATATTGATATATATTCTCCAAACGGAAAATATATAGGCATAGAAAAAAGCCAGATATGTCTTTCCTTTGCTTATGGCGACGGTAAAAAAAGCAGCTGTGAAAACGTTGTAAAATCATTAGAACGAGTTTTATACGGAATGCCAATCAACGCTTATTACTCTATTGATATTGCAGCTATTGCCCCTTTAAACGATGCCGTTGGCGGAGTAACTCTTGAAAGCCTCGAAAGCTTCTTAGACGGTAAATACGAAAAGGGCAAAGAGATTACTCTTATGGGTAAGGATGCCGCAGAATATATAAGATACAGAGACAAAGAAAACAATTTTTCCGATTCTCTAAGACAGCAACGTCAATTACAGTATGTAAAAGCATATTCAAATAAGCTTATTAAAAAAGTAAAGCAAAACTTTTTAGTGCTGACAGATATTTTTAATACAGCTTCAAAATTTTCCCATACAAATATTGACTTAAACGAGGTTACTTACCTTGCTTCAATATTCCTGTCAAAAAATATGTCCTTGGGAGAAATTATTACTATCCCGGGAGAAATGAAAATGGGCGAGCAATACGCCGAATATCACGTGGACAATCAAAAATTATTAGAGCTCATACTTAAGGTTTACTATATAGAACAGTAG
- the recG gene encoding ATP-dependent DNA helicase RecG, with product MDKLFNTDIRFLKGVGEKRALLFARLNVRTIGDLLHFYPRTYLDRTKISSLDQTQLYENATVIAEISSPIKEAKVKGGLLIYKFTVTDHVTDMQITLFNQKFLAAKLKVGQSYIFTGKIQGTYFRREMTSPEIEPLNEDNENGRIIPVYPLTSGLSRNIVASCVKSALSMLPEQMEEPLESEILEKLSLIGLKKSLLYIHNPKTFEQLNEARKYLVIEEFIKFRLGLLKLKTRNRQKTELSISNTDISPFLSNLPFKLTNAQNRVISECLADMTKDIPMSRLVQGDVGSGKTAVSAALIYAASSNGLQSALMAPTEILAQQHYKAMLSLLPDNIKIGLITGSMTKSQKLKIANAASNKEFDLLIGTHTLIEEYIEFDKLGLVITDEQHRFGVRQRSLLSSKGRNPHTLVMSATPIPRTLGLIIYGDLDISIIDELPPGRKKISTFLCDESYRQRLNGYIKDQCTQGRQVYIVCPLVEQNDKTELKAVDSYFENLKDNFPEISCGFVHGRLKPSEKEKIMQSFAKGETKILLATTVIEVGIDVPNATLMVIENAERFGLSQLHQLRGRVGRGEHKSYCILMSDNKSEKTLERLRIMTQTNDGFVISQKDLELRGPGDFFGQRQHGLPLLKIGSIYSDMELLKLANKIADKLYNENRITPALSKAVNSFFNDIGVIVFN from the coding sequence ATGGACAAATTATTCAATACTGATATAAGATTTTTAAAGGGCGTGGGAGAAAAGCGCGCCCTTCTTTTTGCTCGCCTTAATGTCAGAACTATAGGAGACTTGCTTCATTTTTATCCCAGAACTTATTTAGACAGAACAAAAATATCCTCTCTTGACCAGACTCAGCTTTATGAAAATGCAACTGTTATTGCAGAGATTTCTTCTCCCATTAAAGAAGCTAAGGTCAAGGGCGGACTTTTAATTTATAAATTCACAGTTACTGACCACGTTACAGATATGCAAATTACCCTTTTTAATCAAAAATTTCTTGCGGCAAAGCTAAAGGTCGGTCAAAGCTATATTTTCACAGGAAAAATTCAAGGTACATATTTCAGACGTGAAATGACCTCTCCCGAAATTGAGCCTTTAAATGAGGATAACGAAAACGGCCGCATTATTCCCGTTTATCCTCTCACAAGCGGTCTTTCAAGAAATATTGTAGCCTCTTGTGTAAAGTCAGCCCTTTCTATGCTTCCCGAACAAATGGAAGAGCCCCTTGAAAGTGAAATTCTTGAAAAGCTGTCCCTTATAGGCTTAAAAAAATCGCTTCTTTATATTCACAATCCTAAAACCTTTGAACAGCTTAATGAGGCAAGAAAATATTTAGTTATTGAAGAATTCATAAAATTCAGATTGGGACTTTTAAAGCTTAAAACAAGAAACCGTCAGAAAACAGAGCTTTCAATCTCAAATACCGATATTTCCCCCTTTCTTTCTAACTTACCCTTTAAGCTTACCAATGCTCAAAACAGAGTTATAAGTGAATGTTTAGCCGATATGACAAAGGATATTCCTATGTCCCGCCTTGTCCAAGGTGATGTAGGCTCGGGTAAAACAGCAGTAAGTGCAGCTCTTATTTATGCTGCTTCTTCGAACGGATTGCAATCCGCCCTAATGGCACCCACAGAAATCCTTGCTCAACAGCATTATAAGGCTATGCTTTCTTTACTTCCCGACAATATTAAAATAGGACTTATAACAGGAAGTATGACAAAGTCCCAAAAGCTCAAAATAGCTAATGCGGCATCAAATAAAGAATTTGATTTACTTATAGGTACTCATACACTTATTGAAGAATATATAGAATTTGATAAATTAGGCCTTGTTATTACCGACGAACAGCATCGCTTTGGTGTACGTCAAAGAAGCCTTCTTTCGTCAAAGGGCAGAAATCCTCATACTCTCGTTATGTCTGCCACTCCTATTCCCCGTACCTTAGGCTTGATTATTTACGGTGATTTGGATATTTCAATTATTGATGAGCTTCCCCCGGGCAGAAAAAAGATATCCACCTTTTTGTGCGATGAAAGCTACCGTCAGCGCCTTAACGGCTATATCAAGGACCAATGTACCCAAGGCAGACAGGTCTATATAGTATGTCCCTTGGTGGAGCAAAACGATAAAACAGAGCTAAAGGCTGTTGACAGCTATTTTGAAAACTTGAAGGATAATTTCCCCGAAATTTCCTGCGGCTTTGTTCACGGCAGACTCAAGCCCTCTGAAAAAGAAAAGATAATGCAGAGCTTTGCAAAGGGAGAAACTAAAATACTGCTTGCTACAACTGTTATCGAGGTAGGTATAGACGTTCCCAATGCAACGCTTATGGTTATTGAAAACGCTGAGCGCTTCGGTCTTTCTCAGCTTCATCAGCTAAGAGGAAGAGTCGGCAGAGGTGAGCATAAATCCTACTGTATACTTATGTCTGACAATAAGTCTGAAAAGACCTTGGAGCGTCTTAGAATTATGACACAGACCAATGACGGCTTTGTTATCAGCCAAAAGGATTTAGAGCTGAGAGGCCCCGGTGATTTCTTCGGTCAACGTCAGCACGGCTTACCGCTGCTCAAAATCGGCAGTATATATTCAGATATGGAGCTTCTAAAGCTTGCAAACAAAATAGCCGATAAGCTTTATAATGAAAACAGAATAACCCCCGCCCTCTCAAAAGCAGTAAATAGCTTTTTCAACGACATAGGCGTTATAGTATTTAATTAA
- a CDS encoding 16S rRNA (uracil(1498)-N(3))-methyltransferase, translated as MPKFFDLSINKNCEKIVLTGENAHHIGKVLRCRIGDSITVCDGKCTDFVCTISDISKDEVFLDVQKTEKCKEPSYEAVLYQALPKGDKTELIIQKAVELGVRRIVLFSSQNCVVKFDKKSVNSKLERYNAVSLSAAKQCLRGIVPKIEYLPDLDSVLEDISQYDKKILFYEGKNTVFIKSIIKDKMPKSIGFIIGSEGGFTPKEAEKCALKGLDLAGLGDRILRTETASLCALAMLMYEEN; from the coding sequence ATGCCTAAGTTTTTTGATTTGTCAATAAATAAAAATTGTGAAAAAATAGTTTTAACAGGTGAAAATGCGCATCATATAGGAAAGGTGCTGAGATGTCGTATTGGGGACAGTATTACTGTCTGCGACGGAAAATGCACCGATTTTGTTTGCACAATAAGCGACATAAGCAAGGACGAGGTTTTTTTAGATGTTCAAAAAACAGAAAAATGTAAAGAGCCATCCTATGAGGCTGTGCTTTATCAGGCTTTACCAAAAGGGGATAAAACAGAGCTTATTATTCAAAAAGCTGTTGAGCTTGGAGTAAGAAGAATAGTTCTCTTTTCTTCCCAAAACTGTGTTGTTAAATTTGATAAAAAATCAGTTAACTCAAAGCTTGAAAGATATAATGCAGTTTCCCTTTCCGCTGCAAAGCAGTGTTTAAGAGGAATTGTTCCGAAAATTGAATATTTACCCGATTTGGACAGTGTTCTGGAGGATATTAGCCAATACGATAAAAAGATTCTCTTTTATGAAGGAAAAAATACGGTATTTATTAAAAGCATTATTAAAGATAAAATGCCAAAGAGTATTGGATTTATAATAGGCTCAGAGGGTGGCTTTACTCCAAAAGAAGCTGAAAAATGCGCTCTTAAAGGACTTGATTTGGCAGGTCTGGGCGACAGAATTTTAAGAACCGAAACAGCTTCTCTTTGCGCACTTGCAATGTTAATGTATGAAGAAAATTAA
- a CDS encoding DUF1294 domain-containing protein, whose protein sequence is MKGYLMLGITTLLVGINIISFSVCAKDKDYARRNRMRIRESFMIRLSIFFGSLGMLAGMLFFRHKIRKPLFFISVPLLLIAQSIIVFLSYYFLFFR, encoded by the coding sequence GTGAAAGGATATTTGATGCTTGGGATAACAACCCTTTTGGTTGGTATAAACATTATATCTTTTTCTGTATGTGCAAAAGATAAAGATTATGCACGGCGTAACAGAATGAGAATAAGAGAATCTTTTATGATACGTTTGTCCATTTTCTTTGGCTCTTTAGGTATGTTAGCGGGAATGTTGTTTTTCCGCCATAAAATAAGAAAACCGTTGTTTTTTATATCTGTCCCTCTGCTTTTAATAGCTCAAAGCATTATTGTTTTTCTTTCATACTATTTTTTGTTTTTCCGTTAA